From one Synechocystis sp. PCC 6803 substr. PCC-P genomic stretch:
- a CDS encoding (Fe-S)-binding protein has product MFFPMVPMSAPPSFTALAQAVNQPKIGFDSQNPPPQAVLDSCVHCGFCLNTCPSYRVIGKETDSPRGRIYLMNGINQGQASLDATTIQHFDSCLGCLACVSACPSGVQYDQLISATRPQVERNHDRPFGDRLLRGIIFNLFPYPWRLRLLLPLLWVYQNCGLQKLVQATGLLSRFFPRLAAMESILPRVTAASFRDNYPTEISAQGEKRYRVGIILGCVQRLFFSPVNEATVRVLTANGCEVVIPQSQGCCAALPAHQGQTDQAEAIARQMIDSFANTEVDYIIINAAGCGHTLKEYHHILADDAEYLPKAQAFVSKVRDINEFLMEIGLNQTLHPVTEELTPVVYQDACHLIHGQKISLQPRQLIAQIPHLQLREPLDAALCCGSAGVYNMLQPAVAEELGQQKVNNLCQTGAQLIISANPGCSLQIQKHLGKQGQNLGVIHPIQLLDLSLRGEKLTGL; this is encoded by the coding sequence GTGTTTTTCCCCATGGTCCCTATGTCGGCTCCTCCCTCCTTCACCGCCTTGGCCCAGGCCGTCAACCAGCCCAAAATCGGCTTTGATTCCCAAAATCCCCCTCCCCAGGCCGTGTTGGATAGCTGTGTCCATTGCGGTTTTTGTTTGAATACCTGCCCGAGCTACCGGGTCATTGGCAAGGAAACCGATTCCCCCCGGGGCCGCATCTATCTAATGAATGGCATTAACCAAGGCCAAGCCAGTTTAGATGCCACCACCATCCAGCATTTTGACAGTTGTTTAGGTTGCTTAGCCTGTGTCAGTGCCTGTCCTTCGGGGGTGCAGTATGACCAGTTGATCTCCGCCACCAGGCCCCAGGTGGAACGAAATCATGACCGTCCCTTTGGCGATCGCCTCTTGCGGGGGATCATTTTTAACTTATTTCCCTATCCCTGGCGGTTGCGGTTATTGTTGCCCCTGCTCTGGGTCTACCAAAATTGTGGTTTGCAAAAATTAGTGCAAGCAACGGGCTTATTGAGCAGATTTTTTCCCCGTTTAGCGGCCATGGAAAGTATTTTGCCCAGGGTGACCGCCGCTTCTTTTCGGGATAATTATCCAACGGAAATTTCTGCCCAGGGGGAAAAGCGTTACCGAGTGGGGATAATTCTTGGGTGTGTACAAAGATTATTTTTCTCCCCCGTCAATGAAGCCACTGTCCGGGTTTTAACTGCCAATGGTTGCGAAGTAGTGATTCCCCAATCCCAAGGTTGTTGCGCCGCCCTCCCCGCCCACCAAGGCCAAACAGATCAAGCCGAGGCGATCGCCAGACAAATGATCGACAGTTTTGCTAATACGGAGGTGGACTACATCATTATTAATGCCGCCGGTTGCGGTCACACACTGAAGGAATATCATCATATCTTGGCCGACGATGCTGAATATTTACCCAAAGCCCAAGCCTTTGTTAGTAAAGTACGAGACATTAATGAGTTTCTGATGGAGATAGGGTTAAATCAAACCCTCCACCCCGTCACTGAGGAATTAACCCCTGTGGTTTATCAAGATGCTTGCCATCTGATCCATGGTCAAAAAATTAGTCTCCAACCCCGACAGTTGATTGCCCAAATTCCCCATTTACAGTTGCGGGAGCCCTTGGATGCGGCCCTCTGTTGTGGCAGTGCCGGGGTCTATAACATGCTCCAACCAGCCGTAGCAGAGGAACTGGGGCAGCAAAAAGTTAACAATCTCTGTCAAACCGGTGCCCAATTAATCATTTCCGCCAACCCTGGCTGCTCTTTGCAAATCCAAAAACATCTGGGAAAACAAGGCCAGAATCTAGGGGTTATTCATCCCATCCAATTGCTTGATCTGTCCCTGCGGGGGGAAAAGTTAACTGGTCTTTAG
- a CDS encoding PhzF family phenazine biosynthesis protein has protein sequence MFNSPVRPMRYGFYTLDVFTDQLFGGNPLAVFPDAEGLTDGQMQKIAAEINYSETVFVLPPVTETGNFRLRIFTPKRELDFAGHPTIGTTYLLGLLQPPSPLVTTTWQLEEPVGLVPVTLHYKQGQLVQTELTVAQLPQTKDSAPSCEDLALLLGLSIDQLQQGEYEPQAYSCGLPFLFIPLINEEALNRISFNPSVWQNLLAGQWADCVYCLAPGDPSLGLSDNKLIHGRMFAPGLGIAEDPATGSGVAALGGYLDDRLDTPGSHHWQIEQGKALGRPSQLQLTVVKDGQGIRAVKVAGRSVLVSEGFMNLGN, from the coding sequence GTGTTCAATTCCCCAGTTAGACCTATGCGCTATGGCTTCTATACCCTTGACGTGTTCACTGACCAACTTTTTGGCGGTAATCCCCTGGCGGTTTTTCCCGATGCTGAGGGTTTGACCGATGGACAAATGCAAAAAATTGCAGCGGAAATCAATTATTCCGAAACGGTGTTTGTTTTGCCCCCAGTGACGGAAACGGGGAATTTTCGCCTAAGAATTTTTACCCCCAAAAGGGAATTGGATTTTGCAGGGCATCCCACCATTGGGACCACCTATCTGTTGGGTTTGCTCCAGCCCCCCAGCCCTTTAGTTACCACCACTTGGCAGTTGGAAGAGCCGGTGGGCCTAGTGCCCGTTACCCTCCACTACAAGCAAGGACAACTGGTGCAAACAGAATTAACCGTGGCCCAGCTTCCCCAAACCAAGGATTCTGCCCCATCTTGTGAAGATTTGGCCTTGCTTTTGGGATTATCCATTGATCAGCTACAGCAAGGAGAATATGAACCCCAAGCCTATTCCTGTGGATTGCCCTTTTTATTTATTCCACTGATAAATGAGGAGGCGTTAAATCGGATTAGTTTTAATCCATCGGTTTGGCAAAATCTCTTGGCGGGTCAATGGGCCGATTGCGTTTACTGCCTGGCCCCAGGAGATCCTTCACTGGGTTTGTCCGATAACAAGTTGATCCATGGGCGGATGTTTGCCCCTGGTTTGGGCATTGCGGAAGATCCGGCCACTGGCTCCGGGGTAGCGGCATTGGGAGGTTATTTAGACGATCGCCTAGACACTCCAGGCTCACACCATTGGCAAATTGAACAGGGCAAAGCCTTGGGAAGGCCCAGCCAATTACAGTTAACTGTGGTAAAAGACGGTCAGGGGATTAGGGCAGTGAAAGTGGCCGGGCGATCCGTTTTAGTCTCGGAGGGCTTCATGAACCTGGGGAATTAG
- a CDS encoding LysR family transcriptional regulator, with translation MSDIPFTLDQLRILKAIASEGSFKRAADTLYVSQPAVSLQVQNLEKQLSVPLFDRGGRKAQLTEAGHLLLNYGEKIITLCQETCRAIEDLQNLQGGTLIVGASQTTGTYLLPRMIGMFRQQYPDVTVQLQVHSTRRTAWGVANGQVDLAIIGGEVPAELQETLTVLPYAEDELALILPVLHPLAQAETIQKEDLYKLKFISLDSQSTIRKVIDKVLSQGEIDTKRLKIEMELNSIEAIKNAVQSGLGAAFVSTTAIEKELEMNVLHIAPIKNVEIRRVLSVIINPNRYRSKASAAFIREVLPQFSTHPDALDPERLFANPYSSNNGDRQGDGKDGKGSIEIDSVT, from the coding sequence ATGTCGGATATCCCGTTCACGCTGGATCAACTTCGCATCCTCAAGGCGATCGCCTCGGAAGGCAGTTTTAAACGGGCGGCAGACACATTGTACGTTTCCCAACCGGCGGTTAGTTTGCAGGTGCAAAACCTGGAAAAACAGTTGAGTGTGCCCCTATTCGACCGGGGAGGACGCAAGGCCCAGTTGACGGAGGCAGGGCATTTGCTCCTCAATTACGGCGAAAAGATTATTACCCTCTGCCAAGAAACCTGTCGGGCGATCGAAGATTTACAGAATTTACAAGGAGGCACCCTGATTGTGGGGGCTTCCCAAACTACGGGCACCTACCTCCTACCTCGGATGATCGGCATGTTCCGGCAGCAATATCCTGACGTAACGGTGCAATTACAGGTCCATTCCACCCGTAGGACAGCTTGGGGCGTGGCCAATGGCCAGGTGGATTTGGCCATTATCGGCGGCGAAGTACCGGCGGAGTTGCAGGAAACTCTGACCGTGTTGCCCTACGCTGAAGACGAATTGGCCTTGATTTTGCCGGTGCTCCATCCCCTAGCCCAGGCAGAGACTATCCAAAAAGAAGATTTATACAAGCTCAAGTTTATTAGCCTCGATTCCCAGTCCACCATCCGCAAAGTGATTGATAAGGTGTTGAGCCAGGGGGAAATTGATACCAAGCGTCTCAAAATTGAAATGGAACTTAACTCCATTGAGGCGATTAAAAATGCGGTGCAGTCTGGTTTGGGGGCGGCCTTTGTCTCCACCACGGCAATCGAAAAGGAATTGGAGATGAATGTGCTCCATATCGCTCCGATTAAAAATGTGGAAATTCGCCGGGTTCTTTCCGTCATCATTAACCCTAACCGTTACCGTTCTAAGGCTTCCGCCGCTTTCATTCGGGAAGTATTGCCCCAATTTTCTACCCATCCCGATGCCCTCGACCCGGAAAGGTTATTCGCTAATCCCTACAGCTCCAATAACGGCGATCGCCAAGGGGATGGCAAGGACGGCAAAGGGAGCATTGAAATCGACTCGGTTACTTAA
- a CDS encoding AarF/ABC1/UbiB kinase family protein — MPNPKPLPPQSELDNIRRYNAQAIANYYRRRPWKVLWRALEVVWSFGFFLTCLLWDQWTGQVEYYKRQRAEDLRELLTKLGPTFIKVGQALSTRPDLVRRDFLEELIKLQDQLPPFDNDLAFQLMEEQLGMKVDEAYREISAHPVAAASLGQVYRAMLFSGEEVAVKVQRPNLRPRLSLDLYLMRLGAQKFGRFLPLNLGHDLTLIVDEFGIKLFEEIDYLNEGRNAEKFAENFHGDAEVKVPCIYWQYSNQKVLTLEWIQGFKLTDTDKIRAAGLDPSDIIRIGVTSGLRQLLEHGFFHADPHPGNLFATLDGRMAYIDFGMMDQLEPGTKETIASSIVQLINKDYLALTEDFIALGFLAPNTDITPIIPALENVFGSAIGQSVQDFNFKTITDDFSELMYDYPFRVPAKFALIIRSLVTQEGLALSLDPNFKIVEVAYPYVARRLLTGESPQLRRQLIDVLFKNGKFQWQRLENMLSIARSDTKFDLLPTAQLGLQFLFSEEGLYLRRQILLALTEDDRLHTDEVQRIWGLVKDDFKPQELVNVAWNAVREFSLAGVSTILPQR, encoded by the coding sequence GTGCCTAACCCCAAACCCCTGCCACCCCAATCTGAATTGGATAATATTCGTCGCTACAATGCCCAGGCGATCGCCAACTATTACCGTCGTCGTCCCTGGAAAGTGCTATGGCGGGCCTTGGAAGTAGTTTGGTCCTTTGGTTTTTTCCTCACCTGTTTGCTCTGGGATCAGTGGACTGGTCAAGTGGAATACTACAAACGGCAACGGGCGGAGGATTTACGGGAATTGTTGACCAAACTGGGCCCCACTTTTATTAAAGTCGGCCAGGCTCTCTCCACCCGACCGGATCTGGTGCGGCGAGATTTTTTAGAAGAATTAATCAAACTCCAGGATCAATTACCCCCGTTCGATAACGACTTGGCTTTCCAGCTAATGGAAGAGCAACTGGGCATGAAAGTAGACGAAGCCTACCGGGAAATTTCTGCCCATCCCGTGGCCGCGGCTAGTTTGGGGCAAGTGTACCGAGCGATGCTATTTAGTGGTGAAGAAGTGGCAGTAAAAGTACAACGGCCCAATTTAAGACCAAGGCTGAGTCTAGATTTATATTTGATGCGGTTGGGAGCACAGAAATTCGGGCGCTTTTTACCTTTAAATTTAGGTCATGACTTAACCTTAATTGTGGATGAATTTGGTATTAAACTGTTTGAAGAAATTGATTATTTGAACGAAGGTCGCAACGCTGAAAAATTTGCGGAAAATTTCCATGGGGATGCGGAAGTCAAAGTCCCTTGCATTTATTGGCAATACAGTAATCAAAAAGTTCTCACCCTCGAATGGATTCAAGGTTTTAAATTAACTGATACAGATAAAATTCGGGCGGCGGGCCTCGACCCCAGTGATATTATTCGGATTGGGGTTACTTCGGGTTTAAGACAACTGTTGGAACATGGTTTTTTCCACGCCGATCCCCATCCCGGAAATCTTTTTGCTACCCTAGATGGTCGCATGGCCTATATCGACTTCGGCATGATGGATCAACTGGAGCCAGGGACAAAAGAAACCATTGCCAGCTCCATTGTCCAGCTAATTAACAAGGATTACCTGGCCCTCACAGAAGACTTTATTGCCCTCGGTTTTCTTGCCCCCAACACGGACATTACCCCCATCATTCCTGCCCTAGAAAATGTTTTTGGTAGCGCCATTGGTCAAAGTGTCCAAGACTTTAACTTTAAAACCATCACCGACGATTTTTCTGAGTTGATGTACGATTACCCTTTCCGGGTTCCGGCCAAATTTGCCTTGATTATTCGTTCTTTGGTCACCCAGGAAGGATTAGCTTTAAGCTTAGATCCTAATTTTAAAATTGTTGAAGTGGCCTATCCCTACGTGGCCCGGCGTTTATTAACCGGAGAATCACCCCAACTACGTCGTCAACTCATTGATGTGCTGTTTAAAAATGGCAAATTCCAATGGCAACGGTTGGAAAATATGCTCAGCATTGCCCGTTCGGACACCAAATTCGATCTTCTGCCCACTGCCCAATTAGGTTTGCAATTCCTTTTTTCCGAGGAAGGTCTATATTTACGGCGGCAAATTTTACTAGCTTTAACGGAAGATGATCGCCTCCATACCGATGAAGTACAACGGATTTGGGGTTTGGTAAAAGATGACTTTAAGCCCCAGGAACTGGTCAATGTCGCCTGGAATGCAGTGCGGGAATTTTCCCTGGCCGGCGTGAGCACCATTCTGCCGCAACGATAA